One Paracoccaceae bacterium genomic region harbors:
- a CDS encoding BMP family ABC transporter substrate-binding protein gives MIRRPSLSLPPLSRRRFLSGAAALTGAATLSGLPLPARAQAGLTVGFIYVGPKDDFGYNQAHAEGAAAVKAMAGVTVVEEENVAETIDVQKSMESMINLDGASLIFPTSFGYFDPHILAVAPKYPEVRFQHAAGLWSADKHPANVGSYFGYIGMGQYLNGIAAGHTTKTKKIGFVAAKPIPQVLLNINSFLLGARAVDPAITCQVIFTGEWSLAVKEAEATNALADAGCDVITCHVDGPKVVIETAAARGCFVCGYHANQSALAPEKYLTGAEWNWAGVYTGMVQTMLDGGTIENFVRGGLTESFIKMSPLGPAVPDAGRAQFEATMAEIMKGGFAVIKGPLSDNAGNVILSEGQAQVETDIALESMGYLVEGVLGSTS, from the coding sequence ATGATCCGCCGCCCTTCCCTGTCCCTGCCGCCCCTGTCGCGCCGCCGCTTCCTGTCGGGCGCCGCCGCGCTGACCGGGGCCGCCACCCTGTCCGGCCTTCCCCTGCCCGCGCGGGCGCAGGCCGGGCTGACCGTGGGCTTCATCTATGTCGGGCCGAAGGATGACTTCGGCTACAACCAGGCCCATGCCGAAGGCGCGGCGGCGGTCAAGGCGATGGCCGGCGTGACGGTGGTCGAGGAAGAGAACGTCGCCGAAACCATCGACGTGCAGAAGTCGATGGAATCGATGATCAACCTCGACGGCGCGTCGCTGATCTTCCCCACCTCCTTCGGCTATTTCGACCCCCACATCCTCGCCGTGGCGCCGAAATACCCCGAGGTGCGGTTCCAGCACGCGGCGGGCCTGTGGTCGGCCGACAAGCATCCGGCGAACGTCGGCAGCTACTTCGGCTACATCGGCATGGGACAGTACCTGAACGGCATCGCCGCCGGCCACACGACGAAGACGAAGAAGATCGGCTTCGTCGCCGCCAAACCCATTCCGCAGGTCCTGCTGAACATCAACTCGTTCCTGCTGGGCGCCCGCGCGGTCGATCCGGCGATCACCTGCCAGGTCATCTTCACCGGCGAATGGTCGCTGGCGGTGAAGGAGGCCGAGGCCACGAACGCGCTGGCCGACGCGGGCTGCGATGTCATCACCTGCCACGTCGACGGCCCCAAGGTGGTCATCGAGACGGCGGCGGCGCGGGGCTGCTTCGTGTGCGGCTACCACGCCAACCAGTCGGCGCTCGCGCCCGAGAAATACCTGACCGGCGCAGAATGGAACTGGGCAGGGGTCTATACCGGCATGGTGCAGACCATGCTGGACGGCGGAACCATCGAAAACTTCGTGCGCGGCGGCCTGACCGAAAGCTTCATCAAGATGTCGCCGCTCGGCCCCGCCGTGCCCGACGCGGGCCGCGCCCAGTTCGAGGCCACGATGGCCGAGATCATGAAGGGCGGCTTTGCCGTCATCAAGGGACCGCTCAGCGACAACGCGGGC
- a CDS encoding LysR family transcriptional regulator, translating to MRQLTPLQFIDAVARAGSIRKAAEGLGLTSTALNRRVLALEAELGVPVFERLPRGVRLSTAGELMIHYLRGQASDFAKLQSQIADLAGERRGHVSIACSQALLPFFLPAEIGRYRREHPGVTFEVRVRDRAAAEAALIEHAADIALIFEPVRLSEVQILAAARQPIHAVMQADHPLSLRPVVRLRDCAAWPVGLPTAQYGVRHLIDLALVKSSVRLPVVLESDNFEFLRLYPAQERLVTFQIPIGLPPDGLAGPTVSRPVDVRDVPEGRLYLCQLRGRALPVAAAKFAVQMGRELDARYQ from the coding sequence ATGCGCCAGCTTACCCCCCTGCAGTTCATCGACGCGGTGGCCCGCGCCGGGTCGATCCGCAAGGCGGCCGAGGGTCTGGGGCTGACCTCGACCGCGCTGAACCGGCGCGTGCTGGCGCTGGAGGCCGAGCTGGGCGTGCCGGTCTTCGAACGGCTGCCGCGTGGCGTGCGGCTGTCGACGGCGGGCGAGCTGATGATCCATTACCTGCGTGGCCAGGCATCGGACTTTGCCAAACTGCAGAGCCAGATCGCCGATCTTGCCGGCGAGCGGCGCGGGCATGTGTCGATCGCCTGTTCGCAGGCGTTGCTGCCGTTCTTCCTGCCGGCCGAGATCGGGCGCTATCGCCGCGAGCATCCGGGCGTGACCTTCGAGGTCAGGGTGCGCGACCGCGCGGCGGCCGAGGCCGCGCTGATCGAACATGCCGCCGACATCGCGCTGATCTTCGAGCCGGTCCGCCTGTCGGAGGTCCAGATCCTGGCTGCGGCGCGACAGCCGATCCATGCGGTGATGCAGGCCGACCACCCGCTGTCGCTGCGGCCGGTGGTGCGGCTGCGCGATTGCGCGGCATGGCCGGTCGGCCTGCCCACCGCACAGTATGGCGTGCGCCACCTGATCGACCTGGCGCTGGTGAAATCCTCGGTGCGGCTGCCCGTCGTGCTGGAAAGCGACAATTTCGAGTTCCTGCGCCTCTATCCGGCGCAGGAACGGCTTGTCACCTTCCAGATTCCGATCGGCCTGCCGCCGGACGGGCTGGCGGGACCGACGGTGTCGCGCCCGGTGGATGTGCGCGACGTGCCGGAGGGCCGGCTGTATCTGTGCCAGTTGCGGGGGCGGGCGCTGCCGGTGGCGGCGGCGAAGTTCGCGGTGCAGATGGGGCGGGAACTGGACGCGCGCTATCAGTGA